The Doryrhamphus excisus isolate RoL2022-K1 chromosome 1, RoL_Dexc_1.0, whole genome shotgun sequence genome includes a window with the following:
- the plxdc2a gene encoding plexin domain-containing protein 2 isoform X1 → MRHPDTQTQSTSEETPHGLPEEKTNGRRWSSRARSEAHGWAADPRGLYRDQHWPEDLDPDLLLEEGHDNSTQIVNMDHAYYTSKILGLGDAGGTDMWVNTDEKDEDMWKAHGFLTSTHRQAERVNLSFGFPFYGHTLKEVTVATGGFIYTGDVIHRMLTATQYIAPLMANFDPSVSKNSSVFYFDNGTALVVQWTRLHLQDDVQSGTFTFQAALHSDGRIVFSYKEIPIDIRDISSENHPVKVGLSDAFVVLHKIEQLPNVRRRTIYEYHKVDILKSKIGNATTVEMLPLPTCLQFSSCSPCVTSQIGFNCSWCSHLQRCSSGFDRERQDWVDHGCQDERQDPHCLRGSDATDGAPRLLNRATPTPAAATSAQRTFSVTAISPSWMSTNENKPTHRSGYSSKGETSTPWPSVSQPAEGNMGQREQVGLLAAIVTVTLVMAAVVLVSVYLYNHPTSSASLFFMEHRPARWPTMKFRRGSGHPSYAEVETPGQQDKDSVAVIDPKQSFVMLIRRESDQKEGFIVPDPRECFLGQESS, encoded by the exons ATGAGGCACCCTGACACGCAGACACAATCCACCTCAGAGGAAACACCACATGGACTCCCCGAGGAGAAGACCAATGGGAGGAGGTGGTCGTCCAGGGCCAGGTCTGAGGCCCACGGCTGGGCTGCGGATCCCAGAGGCCTTTACAGGGACCAGCACTGGCCTGAGGACTTGGATCCTGACCTGCTGCTGGAGGAGGGACACGACAACTCCACGCAGATTGTG AACATGGATCACGCCTACTACACGTCTAAGATTTTGGGCCTGGGAGATGCAGGTGGCACAGACATGTGGGTCAACACAGACGAGAAGGACGAGGATATGTGGAAAGCTCACGGCTTCCTGACCAGCACGCACCGCCAAGCCGAG AGAGTCAATTTATCCTTTGGCTTTCCTTTCTATGGTCACACATTGAAGGAAGTCACCGTGGCAACTGGAG GTTTTATTTATACTGGAGATGTAATCCACCGTATGCTGACTGCGACACAGTACATCGCTCCTCTCATGGCGAACTTCGACCCCAGTGTCTCCAAGAACTCTTCTGTCTTTTACTTTGACAATG GCACGGCTCTGGTGGTGCAGTGGACCCGCCTCCACCTGCAGGACGATGTCCAATCAGGAACTTTCACCTTCCAAGCCGCCTTGCACAGCGACGGACGCATCGTGTTTTCCTACAAAGAG ATTCCAATTGACATCAGAGACATCAGCAGTGAGAATCATCCTGTCAAAGTCGGCCTGTCGGATGCTTTTGTGGTGCTTCACAAGATTGAGCAACTCCCCA ATGTCCGAAGGAGGACCATCTACGAGTACCACAAAGTCGACATTCTCAAATCCAAAATCGGCAATGCTACAACTGTCGAGATGCTACCTCTACCAA CGTGTCTGCAGTTCTCCAGCTGTTCTCCATGTGTCACTTCTCAGATTGGCTTCAACTGCAGTTGGTGCTCCCATCTGCAGAG ATGCTCCAGCGGCTTTGACCGGGAACGCCAGGACTGGGTGGATCATGGCTGCCAGGATGAG AGACAAGATCCACATTGTTTACGAGGATCCGACGCCACAGATGGCGCACCGCGCCTCCTCAACAGAGCCACGCCCACTCCAGCTGCTGCCACCTCAGCTCAGAGGACCTTCAGTGTGACCGCCATCTCTCCCAGCTGGATGTCCACCAACGAGAATAAACCGACACACCGCAGCGGCTACAGCAGCAAGGGAGAGACGTCCACTCCTTGGCCTTCCGTTAGCCAACCTGCAG AGGGCAACATGGGCCAGCGAGAGCAGGTCGGGCTGCTGGCGGCCATTGTCACAGTGACGTTGGTCATGGCGGCGGTCGTCCTTGTGTCCGTCTACCTGTACAACCACCCCACGTCCAGCGCCAGCCTCTTCTTCATGGAG CACCGTCCGGCCCGTTGGCCCACTATGAAGTTCCGACGGGGCTCGGGTCACCCTTCGTACGCCGAGGTGGAGACCCCCGGACAACAGGATAAAGACAGCGTGGCGGTCATTGACCCCAAACAGTCTTTCGTCATGTTGATCAGGCGAGAGAGCGACCAGAAGGAAGGATTCATTGTTCCTGACCCAAGGGAATGCTTCCTCGGCCAGGAGAGCTCCTGA
- the plxdc2a gene encoding plexin domain-containing protein 2 isoform X2 — translation MRHPDTQTQSTSEETPHGLPEEKTNGRRWSSRARSEAHGWAADPRGLYRDQHWPEDLDPDLLLEEGHDNSTQIVNMDHAYYTSKILGLGDAGGTDMWVNTDEKDEDMWKAHGFLTSTHRQAERVNLSFGFPFYGHTLKEVTVATGGFIYTGDVIHRMLTATQYIAPLMANFDPSVSKNSSVFYFDNGTALVVQWTRLHLQDDVQSGTFTFQAALHSDGRIVFSYKEIPIDIRDISSENHPVKVGLSDAFVVLHKIEQLPNVRRRTIYEYHKVDILKSKIGNATTVEMLPLPNWLQLQLVLPSAEVSRCSSGFDRERQDWVDHGCQDERQDPHCLRGSDATDGAPRLLNRATPTPAAATSAQRTFSVTAISPSWMSTNENKPTHRSGYSSKGETSTPWPSVSQPAEGNMGQREQVGLLAAIVTVTLVMAAVVLVSVYLYNHPTSSASLFFMEHRPARWPTMKFRRGSGHPSYAEVETPGQQDKDSVAVIDPKQSFVMLIRRESDQKEGFIVPDPRECFLGQESS, via the exons ATGAGGCACCCTGACACGCAGACACAATCCACCTCAGAGGAAACACCACATGGACTCCCCGAGGAGAAGACCAATGGGAGGAGGTGGTCGTCCAGGGCCAGGTCTGAGGCCCACGGCTGGGCTGCGGATCCCAGAGGCCTTTACAGGGACCAGCACTGGCCTGAGGACTTGGATCCTGACCTGCTGCTGGAGGAGGGACACGACAACTCCACGCAGATTGTG AACATGGATCACGCCTACTACACGTCTAAGATTTTGGGCCTGGGAGATGCAGGTGGCACAGACATGTGGGTCAACACAGACGAGAAGGACGAGGATATGTGGAAAGCTCACGGCTTCCTGACCAGCACGCACCGCCAAGCCGAG AGAGTCAATTTATCCTTTGGCTTTCCTTTCTATGGTCACACATTGAAGGAAGTCACCGTGGCAACTGGAG GTTTTATTTATACTGGAGATGTAATCCACCGTATGCTGACTGCGACACAGTACATCGCTCCTCTCATGGCGAACTTCGACCCCAGTGTCTCCAAGAACTCTTCTGTCTTTTACTTTGACAATG GCACGGCTCTGGTGGTGCAGTGGACCCGCCTCCACCTGCAGGACGATGTCCAATCAGGAACTTTCACCTTCCAAGCCGCCTTGCACAGCGACGGACGCATCGTGTTTTCCTACAAAGAG ATTCCAATTGACATCAGAGACATCAGCAGTGAGAATCATCCTGTCAAAGTCGGCCTGTCGGATGCTTTTGTGGTGCTTCACAAGATTGAGCAACTCCCCA ATGTCCGAAGGAGGACCATCTACGAGTACCACAAAGTCGACATTCTCAAATCCAAAATCGGCAATGCTACAACTGTCGAGATGCTACCTCTACCAA ATTGGCTTCAACTGCAGTTGGTGCTCCCATCTGCAGAGGTCAGCCG ATGCTCCAGCGGCTTTGACCGGGAACGCCAGGACTGGGTGGATCATGGCTGCCAGGATGAG AGACAAGATCCACATTGTTTACGAGGATCCGACGCCACAGATGGCGCACCGCGCCTCCTCAACAGAGCCACGCCCACTCCAGCTGCTGCCACCTCAGCTCAGAGGACCTTCAGTGTGACCGCCATCTCTCCCAGCTGGATGTCCACCAACGAGAATAAACCGACACACCGCAGCGGCTACAGCAGCAAGGGAGAGACGTCCACTCCTTGGCCTTCCGTTAGCCAACCTGCAG AGGGCAACATGGGCCAGCGAGAGCAGGTCGGGCTGCTGGCGGCCATTGTCACAGTGACGTTGGTCATGGCGGCGGTCGTCCTTGTGTCCGTCTACCTGTACAACCACCCCACGTCCAGCGCCAGCCTCTTCTTCATGGAG CACCGTCCGGCCCGTTGGCCCACTATGAAGTTCCGACGGGGCTCGGGTCACCCTTCGTACGCCGAGGTGGAGACCCCCGGACAACAGGATAAAGACAGCGTGGCGGTCATTGACCCCAAACAGTCTTTCGTCATGTTGATCAGGCGAGAGAGCGACCAGAAGGAAGGATTCATTGTTCCTGACCCAAGGGAATGCTTCCTCGGCCAGGAGAGCTCCTGA
- the plxdc2a gene encoding plexin domain-containing protein 2 isoform X3, whose translation MRHPDTQTQSTSEETPHGLPEEKTNGRRWSSRARSEAHGWAADPRGLYRDQHWPEDLDPDLLLEEGHDNSTQIVNMDHAYYTSKILGLGDAGGTDMWVNTDEKDEDMWKAHGFLTSTHRQAEEVTVATGGFIYTGDVIHRMLTATQYIAPLMANFDPSVSKNSSVFYFDNGTALVVQWTRLHLQDDVQSGTFTFQAALHSDGRIVFSYKEIPIDIRDISSENHPVKVGLSDAFVVLHKIEQLPNVRRRTIYEYHKVDILKSKIGNATTVEMLPLPTCLQFSSCSPCVTSQIGFNCSWCSHLQRCSSGFDRERQDWVDHGCQDERQDPHCLRGSDATDGAPRLLNRATPTPAAATSAQRTFSVTAISPSWMSTNENKPTHRSGYSSKGETSTPWPSVSQPAEGNMGQREQVGLLAAIVTVTLVMAAVVLVSVYLYNHPTSSASLFFMEHRPARWPTMKFRRGSGHPSYAEVETPGQQDKDSVAVIDPKQSFVMLIRRESDQKEGFIVPDPRECFLGQESS comes from the exons ATGAGGCACCCTGACACGCAGACACAATCCACCTCAGAGGAAACACCACATGGACTCCCCGAGGAGAAGACCAATGGGAGGAGGTGGTCGTCCAGGGCCAGGTCTGAGGCCCACGGCTGGGCTGCGGATCCCAGAGGCCTTTACAGGGACCAGCACTGGCCTGAGGACTTGGATCCTGACCTGCTGCTGGAGGAGGGACACGACAACTCCACGCAGATTGTG AACATGGATCACGCCTACTACACGTCTAAGATTTTGGGCCTGGGAGATGCAGGTGGCACAGACATGTGGGTCAACACAGACGAGAAGGACGAGGATATGTGGAAAGCTCACGGCTTCCTGACCAGCACGCACCGCCAAGCCGAG GAAGTCACCGTGGCAACTGGAG GTTTTATTTATACTGGAGATGTAATCCACCGTATGCTGACTGCGACACAGTACATCGCTCCTCTCATGGCGAACTTCGACCCCAGTGTCTCCAAGAACTCTTCTGTCTTTTACTTTGACAATG GCACGGCTCTGGTGGTGCAGTGGACCCGCCTCCACCTGCAGGACGATGTCCAATCAGGAACTTTCACCTTCCAAGCCGCCTTGCACAGCGACGGACGCATCGTGTTTTCCTACAAAGAG ATTCCAATTGACATCAGAGACATCAGCAGTGAGAATCATCCTGTCAAAGTCGGCCTGTCGGATGCTTTTGTGGTGCTTCACAAGATTGAGCAACTCCCCA ATGTCCGAAGGAGGACCATCTACGAGTACCACAAAGTCGACATTCTCAAATCCAAAATCGGCAATGCTACAACTGTCGAGATGCTACCTCTACCAA CGTGTCTGCAGTTCTCCAGCTGTTCTCCATGTGTCACTTCTCAGATTGGCTTCAACTGCAGTTGGTGCTCCCATCTGCAGAG ATGCTCCAGCGGCTTTGACCGGGAACGCCAGGACTGGGTGGATCATGGCTGCCAGGATGAG AGACAAGATCCACATTGTTTACGAGGATCCGACGCCACAGATGGCGCACCGCGCCTCCTCAACAGAGCCACGCCCACTCCAGCTGCTGCCACCTCAGCTCAGAGGACCTTCAGTGTGACCGCCATCTCTCCCAGCTGGATGTCCACCAACGAGAATAAACCGACACACCGCAGCGGCTACAGCAGCAAGGGAGAGACGTCCACTCCTTGGCCTTCCGTTAGCCAACCTGCAG AGGGCAACATGGGCCAGCGAGAGCAGGTCGGGCTGCTGGCGGCCATTGTCACAGTGACGTTGGTCATGGCGGCGGTCGTCCTTGTGTCCGTCTACCTGTACAACCACCCCACGTCCAGCGCCAGCCTCTTCTTCATGGAG CACCGTCCGGCCCGTTGGCCCACTATGAAGTTCCGACGGGGCTCGGGTCACCCTTCGTACGCCGAGGTGGAGACCCCCGGACAACAGGATAAAGACAGCGTGGCGGTCATTGACCCCAAACAGTCTTTCGTCATGTTGATCAGGCGAGAGAGCGACCAGAAGGAAGGATTCATTGTTCCTGACCCAAGGGAATGCTTCCTCGGCCAGGAGAGCTCCTGA